The proteins below come from a single Sphingomicrobium sediminis genomic window:
- a CDS encoding 3-hydroxyacyl-CoA dehydrogenase NAD-binding domain-containing protein: MSDDPISSENHGDVRIIWSDNPPVNALGAAVRQGLVREIEAAEADDGVNAVVIACKGRTFFAGADISEFGKPPVMPWLPDVVDRIEACTKPVVAAIHGTALGGGCEIALGCHYRVALGSAKLGFPEVNLGLLPGAGGTQRGPRVAGPELALQMAVTGKPISAQVAAGAGLVDKIIEGDLLEHAVAYAHEVKDTRPLPRSSERNERIENVDPAIFDEFKKKNAKLFRGDVAPQANLETIKAATEMPFDKGVMFERTKFMELMSGPQARARQYFFFAERKASKIDGVDDSVAPREIKRVGVIGAGTMGGGISMNFLSAGIPVTIVEMNQDALDRGTGIMRKNYEATARKGRMTAEQVEGAMGLLKPSLNFDDLGECDLIIEAVYENMDVKKEIFTKLDGIAKQGAILASNTSYLDINEIASVTKRPEDVVGLHFFSPANIMKLLEVVRGDKTADDVLVTAMALAKKIRKVAVIAGVCYGFIGNRMLIPRQLEAEKLLLEGATPAQVDKVHVEFGMPMGPFQMADLAGVDIGWHRDPSRIENIRDALCAKERWGQKKGAGFYDYDENRRPSPSDVTAGIIEEFRAKKGITETREISDQEIVERTLYTMVNEGAKILEEGKAQRASDIDVVWIYGYGWPVYRGGPMYWADSEGPDKIVEGLKRQQERLGDTFSFSQLLLDKAEKGEKFTR, translated from the coding sequence GGGGCTGGTCCGCGAGATCGAGGCCGCCGAGGCCGATGACGGCGTCAATGCGGTGGTTATCGCCTGCAAGGGCCGCACCTTCTTTGCGGGCGCGGACATTTCGGAATTCGGCAAACCGCCGGTCATGCCTTGGCTGCCCGACGTGGTCGACCGCATCGAGGCCTGTACCAAGCCGGTCGTCGCCGCGATCCACGGCACGGCGCTGGGCGGCGGCTGCGAGATTGCTCTCGGCTGTCATTATCGTGTGGCGCTGGGCTCGGCCAAGCTGGGCTTCCCCGAAGTCAATCTCGGCCTGCTGCCGGGTGCTGGCGGCACGCAGCGCGGCCCTCGTGTTGCGGGCCCCGAATTGGCGCTCCAGATGGCCGTTACCGGCAAGCCAATCAGCGCGCAGGTCGCTGCCGGTGCCGGTCTCGTCGACAAGATCATCGAAGGCGACCTTCTCGAACATGCGGTCGCCTATGCCCACGAAGTGAAGGACACGCGTCCGTTGCCGCGGTCGAGCGAGCGCAACGAGCGGATCGAGAATGTCGACCCGGCCATCTTCGACGAGTTCAAGAAGAAGAATGCCAAGCTGTTCCGCGGCGATGTCGCGCCGCAGGCCAACCTCGAGACGATCAAGGCCGCGACCGAAATGCCGTTCGACAAGGGCGTGATGTTCGAGCGCACCAAGTTCATGGAGCTGATGAGCGGCCCGCAGGCGCGTGCGCGTCAGTATTTCTTCTTTGCCGAACGCAAAGCGTCCAAGATCGACGGCGTCGACGACAGCGTCGCCCCGCGCGAGATCAAGCGCGTCGGCGTGATCGGTGCCGGCACCATGGGTGGCGGTATCTCGATGAACTTCCTGTCGGCGGGTATCCCCGTGACCATCGTCGAGATGAACCAGGATGCGCTCGACCGCGGCACCGGCATCATGCGCAAGAATTACGAAGCGACCGCGCGCAAGGGCCGCATGACGGCGGAGCAGGTCGAAGGTGCGATGGGGCTTCTCAAGCCCTCGCTCAACTTCGACGATCTTGGTGAATGCGACCTCATCATCGAGGCGGTCTACGAGAATATGGACGTGAAGAAGGAGATCTTCACCAAGCTGGACGGCATCGCCAAACAGGGTGCGATCCTGGCGTCGAACACCTCCTATCTCGATATCAACGAGATTGCGTCGGTGACGAAGCGTCCCGAGGATGTGGTCGGACTCCACTTCTTCTCTCCCGCCAACATCATGAAGCTGCTGGAAGTCGTCCGCGGCGACAAGACGGCGGACGACGTGCTCGTCACTGCCATGGCGCTGGCCAAGAAGATCCGCAAAGTCGCCGTCATTGCTGGCGTCTGTTACGGCTTCATCGGCAACCGCATGCTCATCCCGCGCCAGCTGGAAGCGGAAAAGCTGCTGCTCGAAGGCGCGACCCCGGCACAGGTCGACAAGGTCCATGTCGAATTCGGCATGCCGATGGGCCCGTTCCAGATGGCCGACCTTGCCGGCGTCGATATCGGCTGGCACCGCGATCCCAGCCGCATCGAGAATATCCGCGATGCGCTCTGCGCCAAGGAGCGTTGGGGCCAGAAGAAGGGCGCGGGCTTCTACGATTATGACGAAAATCGCCGCCCGAGCCCGTCGGACGTGACCGCCGGTATCATCGAGGAATTCCGCGCCAAGAAGGGGATCACCGAGACCCGCGAGATCAGCGACCAGGAAATCGTTGAGCGCACGCTCTACACGATGGTCAACGAAGGCGCGAAGATCCTTGAAGAAGGCAAGGCGCAGCGCGCCTCCGACATCGATGTCGTGTGGATCTACGGCTATGGCTGGCCGGTCTATCGAGGCGGCCCGATGTACTGGGCAGACAGCGAAGGTCCCGACAAGATCGTCGAGGGTTTGAAGCGCCAGCAGGAGCGCCTGGGCGACACGTTCAGCTTCTCCCAGCTCCTTCTCGACAAAGCCGAGAAGGGCGAGAAGTTTACCCGCTAG